In Xyrauchen texanus isolate HMW12.3.18 chromosome 13, RBS_HiC_50CHRs, whole genome shotgun sequence, a single genomic region encodes these proteins:
- the LOC127654426 gene encoding ankyrin repeat and SAM domain-containing protein 1A-like, translating into MEQMPSFASEWDEIERIMSLIASIEISEEHQPALEDAAGSRVLEQSVGEWLEHVGFPQYESKLVLNGFDDLRFMGSNVMEDEDLHGIGITDPGHRKKILHAAKSLPKVKALGCDGSTSLASWLETLGLGEYLQNFLSSGYRTLECVKNLWELEIVNVLKIGLLGHRKRIIASITERPYDEAPSKSNRFSQLKIQDLLSQNTSPLSYRDPYTSRSMDMLLPLGDLGRKSRALDQDGSISLRSFGERSRSHDRRADRQSRLNVRPSSHSATYTTVSTWHHHPEKLITESCVYEAKYLGSVIIRDLRGIESTQEACARIRKSKDHRKGPVIILNITYRGVKFVDAATKGIVAEHEIQNISCAAQDPDDLCTFAYITKDLKSGYHFCHVFTTVEVTQTYEIILTLGQAFEVAYQMALQEQKARRHSSYAGPASENIEIKTSRPTSQSRNSARRSTVSSLEPDTDLQSLGSTSWLYEPRDSSRPSSSTKYETTIF; encoded by the exons ATGCAGCAGGAAGCCGTGTGCTGGAGCAGTCGGTGGGGGAGTGGCTGGAACACGTGGGCTTCCCTCAGTACGAGAGCAAACTGGTGCTCAACGGCTTCGATGACCTGCGCTTCATG GGGAGTAACGTAATGGAAGATGAGGACCTTCATGGAATTGGCATCACAGACCCTGGCCACAGGAAGAAAATCCTTCATGCAGCAAAAAGCCTTCCGAAG GTAAAAGCTCTGGGATGCGATGGCAGCACCTCTCTGGCCTCATGGTTAGAAACTCTGGGTCTTGGAGAGTATCTGCAGAACTTCCTGTCCAGCGGCTACCGCACCTTGGAATGTGTGAAGAACCTGTGGGAGCTTGAAATTGtcaat GTGTTAAAAATTGGCCTTCTTGGTCACAGAAAAAGGATCATAGCCTCAATAACAGAGAGACCGTATGACGAAGCACCTTCAAAATCCAACCGATTCTCCCAACTCAAG ATTCAGGACCTGTTGTCTCAGAACACTTCACCACTCAGTTATAGGGATCCGTACACCAGTCGCTCAATGGACATGTTGCTACCGCTGGGGGATTTGGGCAGGAAGAGCAGAGCGCTGGACCAGGACGGCAGTATCTCCCTCCGCTCCTTTGGTGAAAGATCACGTTCACAT GATCGTCGTGCAGATCGGCAATCTCGTCTAAATGTCCGTCCATCGAGCCACTCTGCCACCTACACCACTGTCTCCACCTGGCACCATCACCCCGAGAAGCTCATCACAGAGTCCTGTGTTTATGAGGCCAAA TATTTGGGCTCTGTGATCATTAGAGACCTACGGGGGATTGAGTCTACACAGGAGGCGTGCGCTAGAATAAGG AAATCAAAGGATCACAGAAAAGGTCCTGTAATAATCCTGAATATCACCTACAGAGGAGTCAAGTTTGTTGATGCAGCCACCAAG GGAATAGTTGCAGAGCATGAGATCCAGAACATCTCGTGTGCAGCTCAGGATCCTGATGATCTTTGCACGTTTGCATACATCACAAAAGACCTGAAGTCTGGATACCACTTCTGCCATGTCTTCACCACAGTAGAAGTG ACACAGACTTATGAGATCATCCTGACTCTGGGACAAGCATTTGAAGTAGCCTATCAAATGGCTCTCCAGGAACAGAAGGCCCGTCGTCACAGTTCATATGCAGGTCCAGCCTCAGAAAACATAGAAATCAAGACCAGCAGACCCACGTCACAGTCACGCAACAGTGCACGTCGCTCCACAGTGAGT TCGCTGGAACCGGACACGGACCTGCAGTCCCTGGGCAGCACCAGTTGGCTTTACGAACCACGGGACTCTTCCAGACCTTCAAGTAGCACCAAGTATGAGACCACCATATTCTGA
- the LOC127654449 gene encoding U1 small nuclear ribonucleoprotein C-like, with the protein MPKFYCDYCDTYLTHDSPSVRKTHCSGRKHKENVKDYYQKWMEEQAQSLIDKTTAAFQQGKIPPTPFPGAPPPGAALLPHPNITGPPRPGMLPAPPMGGPPMMPMMGPPPHGMIPGGPGPGMRPPMGGHMQMMPGPHMMRPPVRPMMLTVRPGMVRPDR; encoded by the exons ATGCCGAA GTTTTATTGTGACTATTGTGACACATACCTTACACACGACTCT CCATCGGTCAGAAAGACGCACTGCAGCGGGCGTAAACATAAAGAAAATGTGAAAGATTATTATCAGAAATGGATGGAGGAGCAGGCACAGAGTCTCATTGACAAAACAA CGGCTGCCTTCCAGCAGGGTAAAATTCCCCCCACCCCGTTCCCTGGAGCCCCTCCACCAGGTGCAGCTCTGCTACCTCATCCAAATATTA CTGGACCTCCGAGACCTGGCATGTTACCAGCTCCACCAATGGGTGGCCCTCCGATGATGCCCATGATGGGTCCACCACCTCACGGCATGATCCCAGGAGGACCCG GTCCAGGTATGCGTCCGCCAATGGGTGGACATATGCAAATGATGCCCGGACCACATATGATGCGACCTCCCGTTCGGCCAATGATGCTGACTGTTAGACCTGGTATGGTGCGACCTGATCGATAA